The Planctomycetota bacterium genomic sequence GGACAACATGAACTTGGAGCACATCGGCATCCAGCCGGACAAGCGCGGCAACATTCCGGTCAACGACGACTTCCAGACTTCGGTGCCGCATATCTACGCGGTCGGCGACGTCATCGGCATTCCGGCGTTGGCCAGCGCGGCCTACGTGCAAGGCCGCTTCGCCGCCACGCACGCATTCTGCGGCTGTGGCGATCACAAGATGGTCCGGGATATTCCGACGGGCATCTATACCAGCCCCGAAATCAGCTCACTGGGCAAGACCGAGCGCGAGTTGACCGAGGCGAACGTCCCGTACGAGATCGGCCACGCCTTGTTCAAGAGCCTGGCCCGCGCCCAGATCACTGGCCAGACGGCCGGCATGCTCAAGCTGCTGTTCCATCGCGAGACGCTGCAGCTACTGGGCATTCATTGCTTCGGCGCGAACGCTTCGGAAATCATTCACATCGGCCAGGCCATCATGTCCCAGCCGGGCGAAGCGAACTCGTTGATGTACTTCATCAACACGACATTCAATTACCCGACCATGGCCGAAGCGTACCGCGTGGCGGCCCTGAACGGTTACAACCGGTTGTTCTAGTCAACGGTCGAAGACGCTACGCCGAGCGGCTTTGCCACCAACCGCGAAGGTGTCGCGCGGCGCGTAGTGCCGACGCCCGCAGACCCGGGCCAAAGTGAGTGTAACGCGCGACCCGAGCGCTGCGCGTTCGCCAATGCCGCTTGCAATCCACGTAGTCGACTCCGAGGTCGATCATCGTGTCGCCGCGGGCAAAGCTGTCGGCGATCCAGTGTCGCAGCAACACGGAACCAGCGCCGGACTTCGAGACCCGCGGGTCGAAACCCATGCGCAAACCGAACACGTTCCCTTGGCCTTGATACCCATAGGCAAACGCCGCCGGCTGGCCGTTGACCTTGAGCAAGGCCACATCCGCCGCGCCAGCGCGGCAAGCCGTTACGTGCATCTCGCGCAAGAAGTCGCGAATCGCCGGGCTGGTGATCGTCGTGCCATCGTCGCGATCGGCTTGCCAACTGGCGGCGGCCACTTGCTCGCAGGCGTCGTAAAGATCGAACCGCGGGGCATCATCGTCGTGCCGGACGCCCGTGGGCCGGTATCGCACGAATTCGACCGTGCCATGCGCGGCCAGGGTCTGCTCGGCGCGACGAATGTTGCCGCGAAAGTGTTTCGAGCGGCCGCGCCAATATTCGTCCCAAGTGCCGCGCAGCTCAATTTGTGACGAGGCGCCTTCGGTGCGTTCGATCGTCGGCAAGCCAACCGTCGCCAGGGCGGTCGCCGTCCGCCGCGCGTCGCTGCCGTCGGCGTCGACCCATGGCAGATCGATCACATCCCAATCGCGCTCGGTCGATTGCAGGTAGCGCAATGCCGCGGCGAGCGTGGCGGCGGGCTGCGAAGTGATCGGCCCGTAGAATGAGCCCCAACAATCCAGCGGATACGTCAAGGCGCGAATCGTGCCGAGTCGCGTTCGTTGCCGGCGCACGACCAGCGGGACGATGCCGATCACGTCGCCGGCAGCCTCGACCACCAGCACGCGCAGCCGCTGTTCCGCCCCATAATGCCCCCAATACGTCATCAGCCAGTCGAGCGACTGAAAGAACGTCGCCCCTCGAGTGCGCAGGAGGAGCGACTGCCAGACGAGCCGCAGGGGTTCCAACTGGGCCGGGTCGTTGATTTCGTGAACGTGCGTCATGGGACCGGGAACAACGTGCAATCTCGGTGCCACCCGGCGCGATCGCGGCCTCGGCCGACGGTTCAGCGTGCGCAAGTCCTTACCCGGCGGGCGTCGCCGCCACAGTCGGCGAGTGCGCCGGGCCGTGGCCGCCTACCGCTTGATGTTGCCAAAAGGCAACACGGCGCGGCCGATTCGCCTCACTGGACCGGCCAGTTGCGTACCCGACCCAGGGTGTGCATCATGCCTGCTGGTTTGCGTGATTTGCCGAATCGCCCGCTGGGTCGTCCGCCGAAAGGAATGTTGCCGTGAAGCGCCTCGCCGTCTTACTTGCTCTGGGTTCGCTGGTCGTTGCTACTCAATCGGCCGTGGCCGCGCCCCAGACGTACGACCTGGTCGTTTATGGCCCCACCTCGGCCGGTGTGATCGCGGCGGTCCAGGCTAAGAAGATGGGCAAGTCGGTCATCGTCGTCGGTCCCGACAAGCATCTGGGAGGGCTATCGGCCGGCGGGCTCGGCTTTACCGACACGGGCAACAAGGCGGTCATCGGCGGCCTATCGCGCGA encodes the following:
- a CDS encoding GNAT family N-acetyltransferase, which translates into the protein MTHVHEINDPAQLEPLRLVWQSLLLRTRGATFFQSLDWLMTYWGHYGAEQRLRVLVVEAAGDVIGIVPLVVRRQRTRLGTIRALTYPLDCWGSFYGPITSQPAATLAAALRYLQSTERDWDVIDLPWVDADGSDARRTATALATVGLPTIERTEGASSQIELRGTWDEYWRGRSKHFRGNIRRAEQTLAAHGTVEFVRYRPTGVRHDDDAPRFDLYDACEQVAAASWQADRDDGTTITSPAIRDFLREMHVTACRAGAADVALLKVNGQPAAFAYGYQGQGNVFGLRMGFDPRVSKSGAGSVLLRHWIADSFARGDTMIDLGVDYVDCKRHWRTRSARVARYTHFGPGLRASALRAARHLRGWWQSRSA